DNA from Alnus glutinosa chromosome 2, dhAlnGlut1.1, whole genome shotgun sequence:
TATTTGGAGGAGTGGCCGAGCCAACGTGTCGTTAGCGGGATGTTTTGGCCCtctttttctcacattttttcattgattttagaagccagatctacacttCATCGTCGACTTCTGACTACCCAGTCGCATTCTTCGTCGTCTTCCACCTCTGCCGTCGCAAGATCCGGTCGTGTCGATTGCCGGAGATTGGCGTGAGATGCCCACGCACCTAGGAGCTCTCTGCTTTTTGGTGCGTGTGTGGGTCACGCTCATACTTTTTCAGGCCGAGCTCGGTGGCAACCGGTTATACGGCGTCTGACCTCCATCTGGGTGGCACCGGTGTCGGCGCATGTCCTTTACGCGCCGCCGTCCGGCATCTTGGTCCTCTCCTCCACTGCCGATAGCTTGTTTTGGGGGGGGTTTTTTGCTTAAGTGTTCTtgtgtttttctcttgtttctccGGTCACAGTCTGCTTGTATTTGAGTCAAATTTTAtaggaatatttgttggctaaaTTGCTAGATCAGGTATCTTTTATATAGAGAGTGAACGTTAATGTAAGAAAGACtcaattatcatttttataaaatttgtatttctgcttaggCAGCTGTCTTATTAAATCAGATCCTTCTGGTTTAGAGAATAGAGGCCTTATCCCTTATTTTCAACTTGTAAACTTCTGGGCTATCTACAATATCAATAATAGAATACAGcttctgttaaaaaaagaaaaaagaaaaaagacaatttaaataaaatttaaaagaaataaaagaaattaataattatatctTTCGTGCTAAAATATCGTTTTTCTTTGTAGAATAAAATGTTGTTGGTAGGTACAAAAGTTAAATttcaatcatttaatttgaGTAATTAGGATTTATGAAGACATTCCCCACCTTTGGAAAGAAATACAAATTGCCGGCCCAACTTTTCCGACTCAAAAGCCATAGAAGACAGAGAGCTCCATTTTTTTCATTCGTTTGTTCGGTGGAAGGCTGTGTTTGGGTGTTGCAGGAAATGTCAATGGGGACTGACACAACATGGGTGGGAAAGAAACCGCTGAGGCGCATCGGAGGCATGTCCGATGCTCTCTCCATCGCTGCCGATCTCGGCTACTCTGTTCCCCCTCCTCCTACACAGGTTGGGCGccccacctctctctctctctctctctctctctctctctctctgcatgtATGAATTTATGTGTATAATGTATGTCCTATTTTGTAATTCTGTGCTCACTCTGGGTGATTCTGATCTAGACCCGTTTTGCTTTTAGGCGCAATAGATTCGATTTGCAGTGATACCCACACTTTTGTTTGCTGGCTCTTTCATATTGAAGCTCAGTTTGAAACACCCAGTCATGAATTAATCGCTTAGTGTAGAAGTTAAGTCGTTAATGTTGGAGTTTAATTGAAAACTGAAGATGGGTTCTTTTGGATCTAGAACATTATCAATTTCTTCCAGTCATACATGAGGTTCAAATTGTGTGTTGCTTCTTTTGTTGTTAATGGGAAAGCTTAAATGGTGTAGAGTGAAAGTAAAATCAGCTGGTATGGGAAAGCAGGCACTAAAGGCACTTGTTTTGTTGCCTGGTTTAATTACTGTCTTCGAGTAGAAAATGGCAACTTGATAGTCAAATGTCGAAGTGTAAAAGACAGGATCCTGGTAGAGGGTTCCTAATATTAATCATATCACTGCTTTACTTGGTACGTTTTATGAGGATGAGTTTTTTTGAGGATGGGGATCTTATTTTCGAGGATATATCCAAACACAGAGAGATATGAGTGTGTACGATGGGGATCTTATGTTCAATGGTTGATAAAATTGACAAAGGAATAATTGATAGCGCCATCTTCGTCACCTATGGAATAATTGTGTGTttctagttattttatttttgaacttttaggattacattaaataatatataaagttaataaaatCTCCTGCATACAGGAACACATCAAATCCATGAACTGATTCTTGAAGttattgtttctttcttttttattttttatttttacagaattattttatttatgctttctttggtGGTTTGTTAAAATACTAGAATAGAGATGATTCTATGTTCAAAATTTACGTTTGTGGCACAAAAACATTgatcatttattaaattatgatGCGGAAGCTTTGTAATTTTGatcaagaatatcatttttttttcctctctctctctctctctctctctctctctctcaggaaGAAATCCAGAACTTATCCACTACTACTGGTGAGAAGGGTGATGACTTGATAAGGGTCTTAAGAGAACTTACCACGGTACAAAGAAAAATAGCAGATCTGCAAGTGGAACTTCAAGGTCGAAAGGTGAGTTATCCTAGTTTTATTATGTAACCTGTTATGGTTCAAAATATGCATGAGGGCTATTTCTGTAACATAAGGAAATGAAATTGCTATATGATTCTTTTGGGTAGCACTTTTACACATCTTAATCACAATTTGTATGCAATACTCATgtaactaactttttttttggtaaaattttaGGATGACAAAAACGTGGCACATTTGACACATGTGAGTGAAATGGAAAAGAAGATTGAGACTTTGGCGAGGATTACTACTATATTGAAAGATGTCATTCAGAATAAGGTAACCTTTTTGCTTTCATTTTGTCATCGTTGTCatcttgatttatttatttatttattaaactttattttgttttggataaGTGTCTTCTTGAAATGTTACCTGAAATGGTGTATGCTTCATGCTGAAGCTCCTTGTCTTTCTCCTTGAAAATCTCCACGTCCAGCGTTCTATACATGTGCTTGCATATGTGGAACATGAGCCAAGTATACAATTACAAGCTTGCTTGTGCCTGCAACGCATATGAAAACTGTGTACATTTATTCATACTCTGTTTTCTCCCTCTGGAATTGAGAATAGAATGGGTTATTCAAAATATATGGTTTGGTTGCTAATGTTACTATTGGTTAATTTAAGGATTCCTCTGGGTAATCAGCCTTTGCTTTCATGATAATTGGCTAATACTACAATTCTCTGCAATTGTTCCTCCTTCCCTTTCCTCACTCCCTTAGGTCAGCAGGGGAGTGAGGATTGGTGTTCAGGGGAAGGGGTAAGGTTGATGACTCAATCGTACTAATAGCATTTGTGTATTCAAATGCTACAGAAAACAAAACTGGATTCATCCCCATGAGCCCTCTGAGATGCCCTTGTTTTACTTTGCTATCCGTCTAATGACTTATGACTAAAACTGACCTGTTTGTGAGCAGTCTAACTATTACATGGCTGTCTTTTGCTATGattgtagttttctttttcttatacaGTGTGCATTCCATATTGTTCTTGTAATTTGTGTATTATacggaacaaaaaaaaaaaatcctaaaattttgcttaaaaagacaattttttttttcctcgtgGATCTATAATTTATCTTTGAAAAACAGCTTTTATTGTCAATTCTATTTGTTTGATGAAAAATAATCCTAGAGTAAAACTTCCCAGAGAACAAACAGAGCCTCGGGGTGTCTGCAAATGAACTGTCATATTTAAATATTACTTCTCTTGCAATCTGAAATGGAATGTTTTAACATTGCTGCTGATGCAATCCTACCATATTTTATGTTAACATATTTTGTGGTTATTGTGTATAATTCACATTGAACTATGGTGACCGCTATGAGGAAATTTATTTCCATTTTGTCAGCATACCATATCtttttttgaagttaattaGATGAATCAATTAAACTGTGAATAGATGTCTCAATCTTTAATATTTACAGGATCGCATCATCGCTCGTCTTCAACAGCCATATTCACTAGATTGCATCCCAGTGGAAGCAGAATATCAGGTTGGTCCAATGAattgcatctctctctctcaacccaTTCTTAGACTCATAACTCATTTTCCTCCTGGTCACTCACCGTCCTGTTACCATTCTGCTGGTCATACTAACATCTTTTGGTAGAAAAAATTAGGCACGGGCATAGGGGCATATAGCGTGGGGCTGTTGATGTTAGAATGCAAAATAGTGGCTTTTATCACTTATTGCCTGAAGTGGCAAATTATCTGATGAGAATGAAAGCATATATCTTTGGCATGGTTAGTGCCTGTCTGCCTGATGCATGGTGATGGCTTCATTCTGTGCAGTAAACCCTCTATACTTTCAGAACCTCTGttacaagtaaaaaaattagtaatgGAAGTTTCTAAGAATCCTATTGGTATGTTTGGgaacaagaacaaaacaagattttatctcactttttcaaaaacaaatcagattttatctcactttttctaatttcatcTCAGAAAGTCAAACTatccaaacatctttttcaactttatttgtcTCAAAATTCGCAcactaaattatagttgaattcagatttcaaaaaatcgaacacccaaacgtAAGGTTCACAAAATGTGGAGAGGGGATGAGAGATTGAATTGTTCTTTCTTCATCCTAGTAATTCTACTAATAGTTTgctttttctagttaggtgtttccttttgtatactctttgtgtacttaggggcgccttacgctttgtAATGatattgtcatatatatatatatatatatatatatatatatatatatatatatataaaattctacTAATAGCATGAGTTGAGATCTACTACTGCCCGTACCAAGTCCTGCATGGTATTTCTATGTGTAAATGTTGTTCAAAGTAAAACATAATGTAACATTGACAGAATTATGGTAAATTGTaatcacacttaagaaataagTCCAAGTTGTAAACTCAAAGCCTAGCTCTTGGAAAATGGCTCAAAATACAGCAGATTCAATAATTTATCTAATGCTAGAGGGCTATAATTGGTTATAGTAGTTTTATCATCATTCAAAAAGACTTTCTAATGCTTGTGAGATCTTTTGCTTGGGTTTTTGCAGAAACAATTCTCTGAATTACTGATGAAGGCTGCTAGTGACTATGGTGCCTTGACAACATCAGTTGCAGATTTTCAATGGAGTCAGAACTTTAAGGAGCCTCCTTCAGTATGGGGGGTAAGCATGCATTTCATTTGTTTCTAAGTTCCAGAGTGCATAATATGGCTTATTTTTCATCCCCTTATTAGCTCTGGACCACATTcagatgttatatatatatatacacatcttTCTAGGAGAGTTTAATGCCTATGCTGTATAGACTAAATTCCACCCCTATATAGAGTATTGTTTTAGATGAAGTGTGAGAGATCATGGGAGAATTTGGGTCAGGTGAAACAATATTGAATGGTATCTTATTGCACTTTAGTTGTCAATAGCCTTGAAGGGataatttatcttttaaaacaTATTGACAGATTATGATAACCAAAATACTGAAGGTTGAACTCCATGATCTCCTTGGGGTTtcttgaaatatcaatgatctGCCATAAAGTTTAATGGAGGTATCCAATTGTtgagaaatcaaaatttttgtttctttcgaTTTTCCCCCATATCCACTATGAATTTGAGGTATGAGGTGTTTAGTTAATAATGATatgatcttttctttttttgttttttcatggaAAGCCTAAAGATCTCATTATACAGAACTTAGATTTATGTTTTGGTATAGTGGGTCAAATTGATTTGTGTCTACATGTTCTGATAATTGCACTAGTGGGAAAAATATCTTTAAGAATAACACTATTGTAAGCTGTTATACGACTATGATACTATTAAGTtgatgtgacagtgaaaatcagctTTTGGATCATCAAAAACTTGtaggaaagaaaaatcaaaatctgaTTTTACGTTATCTCAAtcatataacagtctactaaatagtatttcCCTATCCTTAATGGAAAGGTTTTTGTGGCAAAAAGgtgatcttcatcttcttctattGATTCAGGAAATGCTTCGCCCTATTCCAGTCGCTTTAGCATCATGCACCCGATTTTTTGAGGCCATGTCTGCAATGAGAGAATCGTTTGCAACACTTCAAAATCT
Protein-coding regions in this window:
- the LOC133861052 gene encoding AUGMIN subunit 2, which codes for MSMGTDTTWVGKKPLRRIGGMSDALSIAADLGYSVPPPPTQEEIQNLSTTTGEKGDDLIRVLRELTTVQRKIADLQVELQGRKDDKNVAHLTHVSEMEKKIETLARITTILKDVIQNKDRIIARLQQPYSLDCIPVEAEYQKQFSELLMKAASDYGALTTSVADFQWSQNFKEPPSVWGEMLRPIPVALASCTRFFEAMSAMRESFATLQNLRMGHSNSTLPTTPAKDASQRVSGESDCVTPPPWRNEPSFDDLASRSLRRQEIERQEAEDENSEVSDFNQVDGTSHRRLSWPPSVKKSGI